A stretch of the uncultured Desulfobacter sp. genome encodes the following:
- a CDS encoding putative quinol monooxygenase codes for MISVIASIQVKDGQLDNFIEIFKFNMPAVLKEKGCIEYIPTVDVPTELPPQELNKNIVTVIEKWQSVEDLMAHLSSAHMLAYKEKTKDIVASMTVKVLTEV; via the coding sequence ATGATCAGCGTCATTGCATCAATTCAAGTTAAAGACGGTCAGTTAGACAATTTTATTGAAATTTTTAAATTCAATATGCCTGCTGTTCTTAAGGAAAAAGGATGTATTGAGTATATCCCGACGGTTGATGTGCCCACAGAGCTCCCGCCCCAGGAATTGAACAAAAATATAGTTACGGTTATTGAAAAATGGCAAAGTGTAGAAGATTTAATGGCCCATTTATCATCGGCGCATATGCTAGCGTATAAAGAAAAAACCAAGGATATTGTTGCGTCGATGACTGTTAAAGTCCTTACTGAAGTATGA
- a CDS encoding SPFH domain-containing protein gives MIRCLQSVLQTKIQAMPLKQALFINDELFSRVETELKANPSLDTMGVEILDLSIAAISPSPETAKALEAKQREEILKQESDADAYAISAKMKAYKELSADYIKALAMSQMNLEQIMASAFESFAQNASKIGEVNIGQETFGRMLRREMNNDGQQILAVNDLSIGPRTHQSARYRISWADKAETQSSSGIIVSTGFGSTGWFQSILAGAMAVAETSGPPLENGFAWDEKRLQFSVREPFPSRTTGIGLVFGDITQKKLLEIESMMPENGVIFSDGIENDCIAFNSDTIAKIGLSKKAGQLVWKN, from the coding sequence GTGATCCGGTGTCTGCAATCCGTATTGCAGACAAAAATTCAGGCGATGCCTTTAAAACAGGCCCTTTTCATAAATGATGAACTGTTCAGCCGAGTTGAAACGGAGCTTAAGGCAAACCCAAGCCTGGACACCATGGGCGTGGAAATCCTTGATTTGTCCATAGCTGCCATTTCACCTTCACCGGAAACCGCAAAGGCGCTGGAGGCTAAACAAAGAGAAGAGATCCTTAAGCAGGAATCCGACGCCGACGCCTATGCCATTTCAGCTAAGATGAAGGCCTATAAAGAGTTATCCGCGGACTACATCAAGGCCCTTGCCATGAGCCAGATGAATCTCGAGCAAATCATGGCATCAGCCTTTGAATCCTTTGCCCAGAATGCATCAAAAATAGGTGAAGTAAACATCGGTCAGGAGACATTTGGCCGGATGCTGCGCAGGGAGATGAACAATGACGGCCAGCAAATTTTAGCGGTCAATGATCTGTCCATCGGTCCCAGAACCCACCAGTCCGCAAGGTACCGGATCAGCTGGGCCGACAAAGCAGAAACGCAGTCCTCCTCGGGCATCATTGTCAGCACAGGCTTCGGCTCAACCGGCTGGTTTCAATCCATCCTGGCCGGCGCCATGGCCGTGGCAGAAACAAGCGGGCCCCCCCTTGAAAACGGCTTTGCCTGGGATGAAAAACGCCTCCAGTTCAGTGTTCGGGAACCGTTCCCCAGCCGGACCACAGGTATTGGCCTTGTGTTTGGTGACATCACGCAGAAAAAATTACTGGAAATCGAATCCATGATGCCTGAAAACGGCGTGATTTTTTCCGATGGGATTGAGAATGACTGCATTGCTTTTAATTCAGATACCATAGCCAAAATAGGATTGTCGAAAAAAGCGGGACAACTGGTATGGAAAAACTGA
- a CDS encoding homocysteine S-methyltransferase family protein codes for MEEKGKSILDIINKRILILDGATGTEMQKRGLPPGVSPELWSMENPEVSADIYRAYARAGSDMLYTCTFGGTPWKLEEFGAADKTEQINCKIAENAVKTADELAEREGIRPLIVGDIGPCGQFIKPFGDLDFEQAIQGFKRQVKGLIDGGVDLFVIETQIDIQESRAALLAIKELCGGFTMISMTFDETGHSLNGTTPEAMAVTLESLGADVVGVNCSTGPTEMLKVIRRIRKMVQIPVMAKPNAGMPVIKDNETVFPMDADEFSTFAEPFAEAGVNIMGGCCGTNPEHIAKLARGMKGLVPLERKPVETAMLSSATQALITGSNSTIRIIGERINPTGKKILQGELKAGNMAYVRKLARDQAAAGADLLDINAGMPGIDEKQTLLDIISSVVPVVNLPLVIDSSDPEVVEAAVRYYPGRALINSISAEKEKLDKLLPVAAKYGSMLIVLPLADNELPDKAERRKELVMEIAERAAVYGYKNKDLVVDGLVMTVSSNPQAAKETLATVKWASEQGFGTVLGLSNISFGLPERGWVNASFFAMAAGAGLSWAIANPSHELLMNTKSASDVLTGRDMDALSYIQRFAKGKNAEKKKETTAKKTADMPVEDQIVEAVIEGRREDIEPLCNQALEKGIAPSELLEKKMIPAIMTVGEYYDERKYFLPQLIASAETMQNGFAVLEPALAASGSQEKKGTLVFATVQGDIHDIGKNIVVLMLRNFGFDVIDLGKDVTAEDIIEAATTHKADLIGLSALMTTTMVRMPEVIALAKENGLACKVMVGGAVVTRDWAESIGAEYSSDGVEAVNVAARICMDNRS; via the coding sequence ATGGAGGAAAAAGGCAAAAGCATACTGGACATTATTAATAAACGAATTCTTATCCTGGACGGGGCCACCGGCACCGAGATGCAGAAACGGGGGCTGCCGCCGGGTGTCAGCCCTGAACTATGGTCCATGGAAAATCCGGAAGTTTCGGCCGACATCTATCGCGCCTATGCCCGGGCAGGGTCTGATATGCTTTACACCTGTACCTTTGGCGGCACTCCCTGGAAGCTTGAGGAGTTCGGCGCTGCCGATAAAACAGAGCAGATCAACTGCAAAATTGCAGAAAATGCGGTTAAAACGGCGGATGAACTGGCGGAACGGGAAGGTATCCGTCCGCTAATCGTCGGGGATATCGGCCCCTGCGGTCAATTTATCAAGCCCTTTGGCGACCTTGATTTCGAACAGGCCATCCAGGGATTTAAACGCCAGGTAAAGGGGTTGATTGACGGCGGCGTGGATCTTTTTGTCATCGAGACTCAGATTGACATACAGGAGAGCCGGGCGGCCCTGCTGGCAATCAAAGAGCTTTGCGGCGGGTTCACCATGATCTCCATGACCTTTGATGAAACCGGGCACAGCTTAAACGGCACCACGCCCGAGGCCATGGCGGTTACCCTTGAAAGTCTGGGTGCCGATGTGGTGGGTGTCAACTGCTCCACAGGTCCCACAGAGATGCTTAAGGTTATCCGGCGTATTCGAAAGATGGTACAGATTCCGGTGATGGCAAAACCCAATGCGGGGATGCCCGTTATAAAAGACAATGAAACCGTATTTCCCATGGATGCCGATGAATTCAGCACCTTTGCCGAGCCCTTTGCCGAAGCCGGCGTCAATATCATGGGGGGATGCTGCGGTACCAATCCCGAGCATATCGCCAAACTGGCCCGGGGCATGAAAGGGCTTGTGCCTTTGGAAAGAAAGCCCGTGGAAACAGCCATGCTCTCCTCGGCCACCCAGGCGCTGATTACGGGTTCAAACAGCACCATCCGCATTATCGGTGAACGCATCAACCCCACCGGGAAAAAGATTTTGCAGGGAGAACTGAAGGCGGGGAATATGGCCTATGTGCGAAAACTTGCCCGTGACCAGGCCGCAGCCGGGGCCGACCTGCTGGATATCAACGCGGGCATGCCCGGCATTGACGAAAAACAGACCCTTTTGGATATCATTTCCAGTGTCGTGCCGGTGGTCAATCTGCCCCTGGTCATTGACTCGTCGGACCCGGAGGTGGTGGAAGCAGCCGTACGCTATTACCCTGGCCGAGCCTTGATCAACTCCATCTCAGCTGAAAAAGAAAAACTGGATAAACTGCTGCCGGTGGCGGCCAAGTACGGTTCCATGCTCATTGTACTGCCCCTGGCCGACAATGAATTGCCGGACAAGGCAGAACGGAGAAAAGAGTTGGTTATGGAGATTGCCGAACGGGCCGCTGTCTATGGCTACAAAAATAAAGATCTGGTAGTGGACGGGCTGGTCATGACCGTATCCAGTAATCCCCAGGCCGCCAAAGAGACCCTTGCAACCGTCAAATGGGCGTCCGAACAGGGATTTGGCACGGTCCTCGGATTATCCAACATTTCTTTCGGCCTGCCTGAACGCGGGTGGGTGAACGCCTCTTTTTTTGCCATGGCCGCCGGTGCCGGGCTCTCCTGGGCCATTGCCAACCCGTCCCATGAACTGTTGATGAATACCAAATCAGCCTCGGATGTACTGACCGGCCGGGACATGGATGCGTTGTCGTATATCCAGCGGTTTGCCAAAGGTAAAAACGCGGAAAAGAAAAAAGAGACAACTGCCAAAAAAACAGCGGATATGCCCGTGGAAGACCAGATTGTTGAGGCGGTGATCGAGGGCCGAAGAGAAGATATTGAGCCGCTTTGTAATCAAGCCCTGGAAAAGGGGATCGCCCCGTCCGAACTGCTGGAGAAAAAGATGATTCCGGCCATTATGACCGTGGGGGAATACTATGATGAACGAAAGTATTTCCTGCCCCAGCTCATTGCAAGCGCCGAGACCATGCAAAACGGTTTTGCCGTGCTTGAACCCGCCCTTGCGGCCTCGGGGTCCCAGGAAAAAAAGGGTACCCTTGTATTTGCCACGGTCCAGGGGGATATCCACGACATTGGAAAAAACATCGTGGTGCTGATGCTCCGAAATTTTGGATTTGATGTGATTGACCTGGGCAAGGATGTCACGGCCGAGGACATCATTGAAGCGGCAACAACCCACAAGGCCGATCTCATCGGGCTCTCCGCCCTGATGACCACCACCATGGTGCGTATGCCCGAGGTCATTGCCCTGGCAAAGGAGAACGGGCTTGCATGCAAGGTGATGGTCGGTGGGGCCGTGGTGACCCGAGACTGGGCCGAATCAATCGGTGCTGAATATTCTTCGGATGGTGTTGAGGCGGTTAATGTGGCGGCTCGGATCTGTATGGACAACAGGTCGTGA
- a CDS encoding TAXI family TRAP transporter solute-binding subunit: MKGKHLLIFGFIGVVSMVFCQPGLAKERIVFGGGPAGGTFQVVANSIQVYKPMKEVKGFKVQAQSSGGSTENLRKTNAGRQQMSVVYSGHVYQGRHGMLSNDTRKYENVLAVAWLYGAPAQLVVHKKSGIKSTKDLVGKKVGVGNAGSGAFANCELFFKHMGVWDKIERNAMGYNDAAQAFGNNQLDAFWLFTAFPSGAVMMAAQTNDIAMVDLDADAKATGFYDKYPYFAKLAIPANTYKGVDTDTPSFQDSTLWVANDKVSAETVYKMLTLIFSDEGLAHMKAQKKTFKSMAVEHGADGIVTPFHPGAEKFWKEKGVL; the protein is encoded by the coding sequence ATGAAGGGTAAACATCTACTAATTTTTGGCTTTATTGGGGTCGTTTCCATGGTTTTTTGCCAACCCGGCCTTGCCAAGGAACGCATCGTATTCGGCGGCGGCCCTGCGGGCGGAACTTTCCAGGTCGTGGCCAACAGTATCCAGGTTTATAAACCAATGAAAGAGGTCAAAGGATTTAAAGTTCAGGCTCAGTCCTCCGGTGGCTCTACTGAGAACTTAAGAAAAACCAATGCCGGCAGACAGCAGATGAGTGTTGTTTATTCCGGGCATGTCTACCAGGGTCGCCATGGTATGCTGTCAAACGATACCAGAAAATATGAAAACGTACTGGCTGTGGCATGGCTTTACGGCGCACCGGCACAGCTTGTTGTACACAAAAAATCGGGCATCAAAAGCACCAAAGACCTTGTGGGTAAAAAAGTCGGTGTGGGCAATGCCGGTTCAGGCGCATTTGCCAATTGCGAACTTTTTTTCAAACACATGGGTGTATGGGATAAGATAGAAAGAAACGCCATGGGATACAATGATGCGGCCCAGGCCTTCGGTAACAATCAGCTTGACGCATTCTGGCTGTTTACTGCATTTCCTTCCGGTGCCGTCATGATGGCCGCCCAAACCAATGACATCGCCATGGTCGATCTTGATGCCGACGCAAAAGCAACCGGTTTTTATGATAAATATCCCTATTTTGCGAAATTGGCTATTCCAGCAAACACCTATAAAGGTGTCGATACCGACACACCGTCATTCCAGGATTCCACCCTCTGGGTGGCAAATGACAAAGTGTCTGCTGAAACCGTTTACAAAATGCTGACCCTGATTTTTTCCGATGAGGGACTTGCCCACATGAAGGCCCAGAAAAAAACGTTTAAAAGCATGGCTGTAGAACACGGTGCTGACGGTATCGTTACGCCCTTTCATCCAGGTGCTGAAAAATTCTGGAAGGAAAAAGGGGTACTATAG
- a CDS encoding diguanylate cyclase produces MSIRIRIFVFAILVTAIPSLSMGLLLQNMLQTTLEEKVKQKFVDSAQIMEREISLWLKKRVYDLTVFSNASIVSEAVTAYLKMPEEKANGDEKQHPNITILETYLSTLQRQFKGYVRILVLSRTGAVMAASESGGRDRPFAFPDDYIEQISDQQWFKSNAYIDARDKSPLILIGVPLFLDQLYEYETLLAIEVRLTGLLTLLDPAKFGDSGDWTYQSLVNMKIGRQFLYGRGAKKVLNKIDPSPASDRQTLREYVNGKGERLMGLVVPFRELEWGLFIVENYEKAFSGVIHARHRNILIICCFSVLMALVAYLLTRQIMVPLSALTRGAERVAEGDLDVLLPVRRNDEIGFATTVFNEMVAKLKLSQAELEQLATTDPLTGLNNRKRVMSILRDHYEYYRRYKTAFSVLMLDVDHFKDVNDTYGHQAGDTVLKQVAEIFNENLRNVDSAGRYGGEEFLVILAESGVEESIQAAERIRKAVASHTVIHEEKEIQVHISIGIGRIHKQDGDEQNIVARADMALYRAKDEGRNRVVYQAADDQ; encoded by the coding sequence TTGAGTATCAGGATCCGGATCTTCGTTTTTGCGATATTGGTCACGGCCATACCGTCTCTATCCATGGGACTTTTGCTCCAGAACATGCTGCAAACCACGCTGGAGGAGAAGGTTAAGCAAAAATTTGTCGACTCCGCACAGATCATGGAACGGGAAATTTCCCTGTGGCTAAAAAAACGGGTGTATGATCTGACCGTGTTTTCCAACGCGTCAATTGTCTCGGAAGCAGTTACAGCGTATCTTAAAATGCCTGAAGAAAAGGCAAATGGCGATGAAAAACAGCACCCAAACATCACAATACTTGAAACCTATCTGAGTACATTGCAGCGTCAATTTAAAGGGTATGTCCGGATTTTAGTTCTTTCCAGGACCGGCGCTGTGATGGCTGCCTCAGAAAGCGGAGGCCGAGATCGGCCGTTTGCTTTTCCTGATGACTACATCGAACAAATTTCAGACCAGCAATGGTTTAAGAGCAACGCATACATTGATGCAAGGGATAAGTCGCCCCTTATCCTGATCGGGGTTCCTCTTTTTTTGGATCAGCTGTATGAATATGAAACATTGCTGGCGATTGAAGTCAGACTTACCGGATTACTGACTTTATTGGATCCGGCGAAATTTGGAGATTCTGGTGACTGGACCTATCAATCCCTTGTGAACATGAAAATAGGGCGGCAGTTTCTCTACGGAAGGGGGGCCAAAAAAGTTCTTAATAAAATTGACCCATCGCCTGCCAGTGACAGGCAAACACTTCGTGAATATGTTAACGGCAAGGGTGAACGCTTAATGGGATTGGTTGTCCCGTTTCGAGAACTGGAATGGGGTCTTTTTATCGTAGAAAATTATGAAAAGGCGTTCTCCGGCGTGATTCATGCCCGCCATAGAAATATTCTTATTATCTGCTGTTTTAGTGTGCTTATGGCTCTTGTGGCTTATCTGCTGACCCGGCAAATCATGGTTCCGTTGTCGGCTTTGACAAGAGGGGCTGAAAGGGTGGCTGAAGGTGATCTGGACGTTCTACTTCCAGTACGCCGTAACGATGAGATTGGTTTTGCAACAACTGTTTTTAATGAAATGGTTGCAAAATTGAAGCTAAGCCAGGCCGAACTGGAACAATTGGCGACCACTGATCCTCTGACGGGTTTGAATAACAGAAAACGGGTGATGAGTATCCTGCGAGATCATTACGAGTATTACCGCCGGTATAAGACAGCATTCTCCGTATTGATGCTTGATGTGGATCACTTTAAAGATGTTAACGATACATACGGACATCAGGCTGGAGATACCGTATTAAAACAGGTGGCTGAAATCTTTAATGAAAATCTTCGTAATGTCGACTCTGCCGGCCGGTATGGCGGAGAGGAATTCCTTGTGATCCTTGCAGAGTCAGGAGTGGAGGAGTCCATCCAGGCGGCGGAACGTATCCGAAAAGCCGTTGCAAGCCATACTGTTATTCATGAAGAGAAAGAGATCCAGGTCCATATTTCCATTGGTATCGGCAGAATCCATAAACAGGACGGGGATGAACAAAACATTGTCGCTCGAGCCGATATGGCACTCTATCGTGCCAAGGATGAGGGACGAAACCGGGTTGTTTACCAGGCTGCCGACGACCAGTAA
- the rsgA gene encoding ribosome small subunit-dependent GTPase A, producing MSNKNSLQQDNTFKHLSHLGWTSHFQKQLEKLDTNSFFPARVTGVRKRYFFINDGKEEILATSAGKLQQESSSTYPVVGDWVMVRQTAIEGILPRKNALTRGAAGMHNKKSGEYKEQTIAANLDSVFIVTGLDRDFNLRRIERYLTLVYNCGLTPVIILTKADLHQAPQHFVNEAESIAFGVPVHQVSAFNDSGLSELNPYLAHGRTSVMVGSSGTGKSTLINRLCGETVQATGDVSASVGKGTHTTTSRDLIMMPQGGMIIDNPGIREISFWEIDQGVESTFPEIEEFAAGCRFSDCTHTHEPGCRVLEAIQDGELTEARFDNYLKMKRELEYVSARKNKSADRVEKERWKGVSQKIKSINKKKSF from the coding sequence ATGAGCAACAAAAATTCATTGCAGCAAGACAATACTTTTAAACATCTTTCCCATTTGGGCTGGACATCCCATTTCCAGAAACAGCTTGAAAAGCTTGACACAAATTCTTTTTTCCCGGCCCGGGTAACCGGGGTAAGGAAAAGATATTTTTTTATCAACGACGGCAAAGAAGAGATCCTGGCAACCTCGGCGGGAAAACTACAACAGGAGAGCAGCAGCACATACCCGGTGGTCGGCGACTGGGTCATGGTCAGACAGACAGCCATAGAGGGGATATTGCCGCGAAAAAATGCACTGACCCGGGGTGCTGCAGGCATGCACAACAAAAAATCGGGTGAGTACAAAGAGCAGACAATCGCGGCCAACCTTGACAGCGTATTCATCGTGACCGGTCTTGACCGGGATTTCAATCTGCGCCGCATTGAGCGCTACCTGACACTGGTCTACAATTGCGGGCTGACACCGGTAATCATCCTGACAAAGGCGGATCTTCACCAGGCCCCCCAACATTTTGTCAACGAAGCCGAATCCATCGCATTCGGCGTTCCCGTACATCAGGTCTCCGCATTTAATGATTCAGGGCTCTCCGAGCTGAATCCCTATCTGGCACATGGCCGGACCAGCGTCATGGTAGGCTCTTCGGGTACAGGCAAATCCACCCTGATCAACCGGCTGTGTGGTGAAACCGTCCAGGCCACCGGCGACGTCAGCGCCAGTGTTGGAAAAGGGACGCACACCACCACATCCAGGGATCTGATCATGATGCCCCAAGGCGGAATGATCATCGACAATCCGGGCATCCGTGAAATCAGTTTCTGGGAAATTGACCAGGGGGTTGAATCTACCTTCCCGGAAATAGAAGAGTTCGCGGCCGGATGCCGTTTTTCAGACTGCACCCACACCCACGAGCCCGGCTGCCGGGTTCTTGAAGCTATCCAGGACGGAGAGTTAACCGAAGCCAGATTTGACAACTACCTCAAAATGAAACGAGAGCTGGAATATGTCTCCGCCCGGAAAAACAAAAGCGCTGACCGTGTGGAAAAAGAGCGCTGGAAAGGGGTGTCCCAGAAGATCAAGTCGATTAATAAAAAGAAGTCCTTTTAA
- a CDS encoding SH3 domain-containing protein codes for MTHKAFSIGSKGLQFQYITRLIFGLLALLFFSSCTVEKQVTVVDNDNSPVCKPEKIEEKNAVDDTWRIRQTARIRQLERQNAELTSKLAEQKQLSNTLQQTLLTKHKETDACRQVNEKLIKELSQSKAKLATRGSKLEAATLIAEATAVISTLAQKTLNAPQKIIRERALESLKESKHELAEGNYESAAYLSREAMAQAKGIDIAKENSTGCPDGKEIFFSTPLQMKLFTTGNLRKGPSIKDDVKKVLQEGSSVIAVGHKRNWVKVKLADTDETGWIHLSLLY; via the coding sequence ATGACTCATAAAGCATTCAGCATCGGCAGTAAGGGCCTACAGTTTCAATACATTACAAGACTGATTTTCGGCCTGTTGGCACTGCTTTTTTTTTCGTCCTGTACAGTGGAAAAACAGGTAACGGTCGTCGATAACGATAATTCTCCGGTTTGCAAACCAGAAAAAATAGAGGAAAAAAATGCAGTCGATGATACTTGGCGAATCCGCCAAACGGCTCGAATCCGCCAGTTAGAACGACAAAATGCTGAGCTTACCAGCAAATTGGCGGAGCAGAAACAGCTTTCAAACACATTACAACAAACATTGCTCACCAAGCATAAAGAAACCGATGCCTGTCGGCAGGTCAACGAAAAACTGATCAAAGAACTCTCCCAAAGCAAGGCGAAACTGGCAACCCGGGGCAGTAAACTGGAAGCAGCCACCCTGATCGCCGAAGCCACGGCCGTCATTAGCACGTTGGCCCAAAAAACCTTGAATGCGCCTCAGAAAATTATCCGGGAAAGGGCATTAGAAAGCCTTAAAGAAAGCAAGCATGAACTGGCAGAAGGGAACTATGAAAGTGCAGCCTACTTGTCCAGAGAGGCGATGGCGCAGGCAAAAGGCATTGATATAGCTAAAGAGAACAGCACCGGCTGTCCGGACGGAAAGGAAATCTTTTTTTCAACGCCCTTGCAGATGAAATTGTTTACAACCGGGAATCTCCGCAAAGGTCCGTCCATAAAAGACGATGTTAAAAAAGTACTTCAGGAAGGAAGCAGCGTTATTGCTGTGGGTCATAAACGAAATTGGGTGAAAGTCAAATTGGCAGATACTGACGAGACCGGTTGGATCCATCTGTCCCTTCTTTATTAA
- a CDS encoding MarR family transcriptional regulator: MDEYNKIIDQSIGYLVGRLSRAIIKRLSKKFQDAGIDVSYEQWSLLVHLYRRDGQTQQALARTAVKDKAAVTRLLNGLEKKNIVLRIPDQNDRRSNLVYLTNKAKELKPHLVGFVEEMLEEAQQGIDPDEMIRCRETINEIFENFDRLNNSVHP, from the coding sequence GTGGACGAGTACAATAAGATCATTGACCAATCTATTGGTTATCTTGTGGGCCGTTTATCCCGGGCGATTATAAAACGGTTGTCAAAAAAATTTCAGGACGCCGGCATTGATGTCAGTTACGAGCAGTGGAGCCTCCTTGTCCATCTTTACCGTCGGGACGGGCAGACCCAGCAAGCACTTGCCCGGACCGCCGTCAAAGATAAAGCTGCCGTTACCCGCCTTTTAAATGGGCTTGAGAAAAAAAATATTGTGCTCAGGATTCCTGATCAGAATGATAGACGCAGCAATCTTGTCTACCTGACAAACAAAGCCAAAGAATTAAAACCCCATCTCGTGGGTTTTGTAGAAGAAATGTTAGAAGAGGCACAGCAGGGGATTGATCCGGATGAAATGATCCGGTGCAGAGAAACCATAAATGAAATATTTGAAAATTTTGACCGTCTGAACAATTCCGTCCACCCTTGA
- a CDS encoding TRAP transporter fused permease subunit, translated as MYEKLNRLEQIIFDILSIILVLFYSWSAIVQPMATQYHRGIYVIITYILVFLLYKSKSLIGRIIDYVLILLSIASVGYWIVLFEAINYRTGAETTVDMVFAVIGVLIGIELARRVVGNVFVIMGALMLIYGVYGYMAPDLISHAGAPFTELCISIFYKSDGVFGIMANVLATYVILFVLFGAYLEKCGAQKFFIDWPLAAVGHKVGGPAKVSVIASGLFGSISGSAIANTVSTGMFTIPMMKKAGFKPHVAGGVEPAASIGGMFMPPIMGAGGFIMAELTGVPYSRIMLVAIFPAFMYFFSVFCMVHYEAKKDNIVGERSEQSAGHIFKTEWFYTIPLIAITILMLTGYSPGFSAILGLVTCLFISRVRSDTSMDLTMALIVTGIFLMSLINGVMGGSGGFVIPQWVGFLIGVAAAVLVYIKKPEQVKPGLVHFLEAARSGTENSLKIGATVGVIGIIIGVLTFSGLVLTFADIMIELAGGSLLLTILLVALASLVLGMGVPVTAAYLITAVVAVPALTHLGVNQIAAHMIVYWLSQDSNITPPVCIAAFAGATIAKANMWRTALSAFKFAKFLYLGPLLFGYVPGFSLDGTPMDIVKAFVAITLGTWAYSWFLSGIWISYIKKMFNGKKADA; from the coding sequence GTGTACGAGAAACTCAATCGACTGGAACAAATTATATTCGACATCCTTTCAATCATTCTGGTGCTGTTTTACTCATGGTCTGCCATTGTGCAGCCTATGGCGACCCAGTATCACAGGGGGATATACGTTATCATCACCTATATTCTTGTCTTCCTGTTGTACAAATCAAAATCCCTTATCGGCAGGATCATTGATTATGTGTTGATTCTTTTATCCATTGCTTCGGTCGGATATTGGATCGTGCTTTTTGAAGCCATCAATTACCGGACCGGTGCTGAAACAACCGTTGATATGGTGTTTGCCGTCATCGGCGTTCTTATCGGCATTGAGCTGGCCCGGCGGGTTGTGGGCAATGTATTTGTGATCATGGGCGCCTTAATGCTGATTTACGGGGTGTACGGATATATGGCCCCGGATTTGATTTCCCATGCCGGTGCACCATTTACGGAGTTGTGCATCAGCATTTTTTACAAAAGTGACGGTGTGTTCGGCATTATGGCCAATGTTCTGGCAACATATGTCATTTTATTCGTTCTGTTCGGTGCTTACCTTGAAAAATGTGGGGCCCAGAAATTTTTTATTGACTGGCCCCTGGCGGCTGTTGGCCATAAGGTCGGCGGACCGGCTAAGGTCTCCGTCATCGCATCCGGACTTTTTGGATCGATTTCCGGCTCAGCAATTGCCAACACCGTTTCCACGGGCATGTTCACCATCCCCATGATGAAAAAAGCAGGATTTAAACCCCATGTGGCCGGTGGTGTCGAACCGGCAGCTTCCATTGGCGGGATGTTCATGCCACCCATCATGGGGGCCGGCGGTTTTATTATGGCTGAGCTCACCGGCGTTCCCTATTCAAGAATTATGCTGGTGGCCATTTTTCCTGCGTTCATGTATTTTTTCAGTGTGTTCTGCATGGTTCACTATGAGGCCAAAAAAGATAATATTGTCGGAGAGAGAAGTGAGCAGTCTGCCGGCCATATTTTTAAAACCGAATGGTTTTATACCATTCCTCTCATTGCCATCACCATTTTGATGCTCACAGGGTATTCCCCTGGTTTTTCAGCAATACTTGGCCTGGTTACATGTCTTTTCATCAGCCGGGTGAGATCGGATACGTCCATGGATTTGACCATGGCCCTCATCGTAACCGGAATATTTTTAATGTCCTTGATCAACGGTGTTATGGGAGGCTCGGGCGGTTTTGTCATCCCCCAGTGGGTGGGCTTTCTGATCGGTGTTGCCGCAGCTGTTCTTGTATACATCAAAAAACCCGAACAGGTGAAACCCGGATTGGTCCATTTTCTAGAAGCTGCCAGATCCGGTACTGAGAACAGCCTTAAAATCGGTGCGACTGTGGGTGTCATCGGAATTATTATTGGTGTGTTAACTTTTTCCGGTTTGGTATTAACGTTTGCCGATATCATGATCGAGCTGGCCGGCGGTTCCCTGCTGCTCACCATCTTGCTTGTGGCCCTGGCCTCCCTGGTATTAGGTATGGGCGTTCCGGTCACTGCCGCATATTTGATTACTGCCGTTGTTGCGGTGCCGGCTCTGACCCATCTTGGGGTGAATCAAATTGCTGCACACATGATTGTTTACTGGTTGTCCCAGGATTCAAATATTACGCCGCCCGTATGTATTGCTGCCTTTGCAGGCGCAACCATTGCCAAGGCAAATATGTGGCGTACAGCCCTGTCTGCGTTTAAATTTGCCAAATTTTTATACCTGGGCCCCCTTCTTTTTGGCTACGTGCCTGGATTTTCCCTTGACGGCACCCCCATGGATATTGTTAAAGCCTTTGTTGCCATAACTCTTGGAACCTGGGCGTATTCATGGTTTCTTAGTGGGATCTGGATCTCTTATATAAAAAAGATGTTTAATGGGAAAAAAGCCGATGCCTGA